From Blattabacterium cuenoti, a single genomic window includes:
- a CDS encoding shikimate kinase, with amino-acid sequence MKITLIGYMGSGKTTIGKMLSKELDLDFYDLDAILVIENKNDSIFNIFKKKGELFFRRKEHFLLKKFLKQKNEYILSIGGGTPCFYNNIYLLNKYSNTFYLKTDSYTLFKRLCLEKKTRPLISHFSKNELFQFIIRHLLKRAYFYEQSLKKINVYDKSKYDIVQEIIKYIKNKS; translated from the coding sequence ATGAAAATCACTTTAATTGGATATATGGGAAGTGGAAAAACTACTATAGGAAAAATGTTATCTAAAGAATTGGATTTAGATTTTTACGATTTAGATGCTATTCTTGTTATTGAAAATAAGAATGATTCTATTTTTAATATTTTTAAAAAAAAAGGAGAACTTTTTTTTAGAAGAAAAGAACATTTTTTGTTAAAAAAATTTTTGAAACAAAAAAATGAATATATTTTATCAATTGGTGGAGGAACTCCTTGTTTTTACAACAATATTTATTTGTTAAATAAATATTCAAATACATTTTATTTAAAAACGGATAGTTATACCTTATTTAAAAGATTATGTCTAGAAAAAAAAACAAGACCTTTAATTTCTCATTTTTCTAAAAATGAATTATTTCAATTTATTATCAGGCATTTATTGAAAAGAGCGTATTTTTATGAACAATCTTTAAAAAAAATAAATGTATATGATAAATCCAAATATGATATTGTTCAAGAAATTATTAAATATATTAAAAATAAATCATGA
- the tilS gene encoding tRNA lysidine(34) synthetase TilS yields the protein MKKISYHHLFLDKIRKYFLFKTRKKVCVAVSGGLDSMVLINLLLEIPEIESEVAHCNFFLRKEESDEDEIFIKNFCNQKNIICHVKKFDTLNFSQKHKLSIQMAARKLRYNWFSELLKKNSYEYMVLGHHFDDSIETFFMNVFRGTGIKGLLGIPNKNKKFIRPLSHFTKKEILNYAKTKNIKWRLDSSNQEIKYLRNKIRLILSKFYFFSFSFHNGLKRTISHLHDENLLIEKKIEEVCQEITIEKKRNPFFWKIRCKKIKKLEPISFYLFRLFSPYGFNDINGMKHLIDAQSGKKLKSKNYCIIKNRNNWILVSHKFLSKNQNKIYIISNLSIVNKMLLPIDIKFFVNTENTEKKNEKNIYLVDFEKVQFPLLLRTWRKGDFFYPFNMKGKKKLSKYYKEKKFSILEKEHIWLLINGNGYIILIIGNRLDDRFKITENTKKVLGIKI from the coding sequence ATGAAAAAAATATCATATCATCATTTATTTCTAGATAAAATAAGAAAGTATTTTTTGTTTAAAACAAGAAAAAAAGTATGTGTAGCTGTAAGCGGAGGATTAGATAGTATGGTACTCATTAATTTATTGCTTGAAATTCCGGAAATTGAATCCGAAGTTGCACATTGTAATTTTTTTTTAAGAAAAGAAGAGTCTGATGAAGATGAAATTTTTATTAAAAATTTTTGTAATCAAAAAAATATAATATGTCATGTGAAAAAATTTGATACTTTAAATTTTTCTCAAAAACACAAGTTATCGATACAAATGGCTGCTAGAAAACTTAGATATAATTGGTTTTCGGAATTATTAAAAAAAAATTCATACGAATATATGGTATTAGGGCATCATTTTGATGATTCAATAGAAACTTTTTTTATGAATGTTTTCAGAGGTACGGGTATTAAAGGTTTGTTAGGTATTCCTAATAAAAATAAAAAATTTATTCGTCCTCTTTCTCATTTTACTAAAAAAGAAATTTTAAATTATGCAAAAACAAAGAATATAAAATGGAGATTGGATAGTAGTAATCAAGAAATTAAATATTTAAGAAATAAAATTCGTTTGATTTTATCTAAATTTTATTTTTTTTCATTTTCTTTTCACAATGGATTAAAAAGAACTATAAGTCATCTTCATGATGAAAATTTATTAATAGAAAAAAAAATAGAAGAAGTTTGTCAAGAAATTACAATAGAAAAAAAAAGAAATCCATTTTTTTGGAAAATAAGATGTAAAAAGATAAAAAAGTTAGAACCTATATCTTTTTATTTATTCAGATTATTTTCTCCATATGGGTTCAATGATATAAATGGGATGAAACATCTTATTGATGCACAATCGGGTAAAAAACTTAAATCTAAAAATTATTGTATTATTAAAAATAGAAACAATTGGATTTTAGTTTCTCATAAATTTTTATCAAAAAATCAAAATAAAATATACATAATATCCAATCTCTCTATTGTTAATAAAATGTTATTACCTATTGATATAAAGTTTTTTGTTAATACAGAAAATACAGAAAAAAAAAATGAAAAAAATATCTATCTTGTAGATTTTGAAAAAGTTCAATTTCCATTATTATTGAGAACATGGAGAAAAGGGGATTTTTTTTATCCTTTTAATATGAAGGGCAAAAAAAAATTAAGCAAATATTATAAAGAAAAAAAATTTTCTATTTTGGAAAAAGAACATATATGGTTACTAATTAACGGAAATGGATATATTATTCTAATTATAGGAAACCGTTTAGATGATCGATTCAAAATTACGGAAAATACAAAGAAAGTATTAGGTATAAAAATATAA
- the serC gene encoding 3-phosphoserine/phosphohydroxythreonine transaminase: protein MKIHNFNAGPSILPKEVVKKSAQSVINFNDTGLSVLEISHRSMDFLEIIEKTTFLIKRMMGLNEDYAVLFLQGGATLQFSMIPYNLMYKKAAYLDTGFWAYNAIKEAKKFGVVKVLFSGKNINYTSIEKDYHIPCNMDYFHCTSNNTIVGTQMKIFPKTSTPIVCDMSSDIFSRKLDFCQFSLIYASAQKNIGSAGMTIVIIKKEILGKNKKNIPSYMDYKIHIQNNSILNTPNVFSIYTSMLTLEWIENQGGLFVLEKKNQHKAKLLYNEIDKNSLFENKIHEENRSNMNVSFFLKNKDLEKEFNKIWKKENIVGLDGHRYLGGYRASIYNALPLESVQFLIEIMKEFERKFS, encoded by the coding sequence ATGAAAATACACAATTTCAATGCAGGTCCTTCTATTCTACCGAAAGAAGTAGTTAAAAAATCAGCTCAATCCGTAATTAATTTTAATGATACTGGATTATCAGTCCTTGAAATTTCTCATAGAAGTATGGATTTTTTAGAAATAATCGAAAAAACAACGTTTTTAATAAAGCGTATGATGGGATTAAATGAGGATTATGCTGTTTTATTTCTTCAAGGAGGGGCAACCCTACAATTTTCAATGATTCCATATAATTTAATGTATAAAAAAGCCGCTTATCTAGATACAGGATTTTGGGCTTATAACGCCATTAAAGAAGCTAAAAAATTTGGAGTGGTAAAAGTTTTATTTTCAGGTAAAAATATAAACTATACATCTATAGAAAAAGATTATCATATACCATGTAATATGGATTATTTTCATTGTACATCTAATAATACAATAGTTGGGACACAAATGAAAATATTTCCGAAAACATCTACTCCTATAGTTTGTGATATGTCTTCCGATATTTTTAGTAGAAAATTAGATTTTTGTCAATTTTCTTTAATCTATGCTTCTGCACAAAAAAATATTGGTTCTGCAGGAATGACTATTGTGATAATAAAAAAGGAAATTTTAGGAAAAAATAAAAAAAATATTCCTTCTTATATGGATTATAAAATCCATATACAAAATAATAGTATTTTAAATACTCCAAATGTTTTTTCCATTTATACTTCTATGTTGACTTTAGAATGGATTGAAAATCAAGGTGGTCTTTTTGTTTTGGAAAAAAAAAATCAACATAAAGCGAAATTGTTATACAATGAAATTGATAAAAATAGTTTATTTGAAAATAAAATACATGAAGAAAATCGTTCCAATATGAATGTTTCTTTTTTTTTAAAAAATAAAGATTTAGAAAAAGAATTTAATAAAATATGGAAAAAAGAAAATATTGTGGGATTAGATGGGCATAGATATTTGGGAGGATATCGTGCTAGTATATATAATGCTCTTCCATTAGAAAGTGTTCAATTTCTTATTGAAATCATGAAAGAATTTGAAAGAAAATTTTCATAA
- a CDS encoding YggS family pyridoxal phosphate-dependent enzyme, whose amino-acid sequence MNIIENRFYNINKLIPKHVTILAVSKNQNISYIKKLYQLGHRDFGENYIQEIVKKYEKLPKDIRWHMIGRIQSNKLKYILPFIHLIHSVQNLKQINIINRIGFKHKKIINCLLQIKICDEKSKSGISYQEALKVLEYLEHNAYKEMKNIKIIGIMGMASFQEFTKVHHEFSYLHKVYNEFKNKYGHYVLSMGMSRDYKIAIKHGSTMIRLGTIIFGHRQKPI is encoded by the coding sequence ATGAATATAATAGAAAATAGATTTTATAACATAAATAAACTCATTCCAAAACATGTAACAATTTTAGCCGTATCTAAAAATCAAAATATTTCTTACATAAAAAAATTATATCAATTAGGACATAGAGATTTTGGAGAAAATTATATTCAAGAAATCGTGAAAAAATATGAAAAATTACCCAAAGACATTCGATGGCATATGATTGGTAGAATACAAAGTAATAAACTTAAATATATACTACCTTTTATTCATTTAATTCATAGTGTTCAAAACTTAAAACAAATTAACATAATAAATAGAATAGGATTCAAGCATAAAAAAATCATAAATTGTCTTTTACAAATCAAAATTTGTGATGAAAAAAGTAAATCAGGAATCTCTTATCAAGAAGCTTTAAAAGTATTGGAATATTTGGAACATAACGCTTATAAAGAAATGAAAAATATTAAAATTATAGGAATAATGGGAATGGCATCTTTTCAAGAATTTACAAAAGTACATCATGAATTCTCATATTTACATAAAGTATATAATGAATTTAAAAATAAATACGGCCATTATGTCCTTTCTATGGGGATGAGTAGAGATTATAAAATAGCTATAAAACATGGAAGTACAATGATTCGATTAGGTACTATAATTTTTGGTCATAGACAAAAGCCTATCTAA
- the trpA gene encoding tryptophan synthase subunit alpha, which translates to MNQIYNLFKKKNKNILCIYFTAGFPYLNSTVKIIEILQNLSVDLIEIGIPYSDPLADGMIIQKSNQISLNNGMNIDLLFDQIEQFKEKIKIPIILMGYYNQFYQFGKDKFLKRCQTSGISGLILPDLPVDIFVKKYQNTFKQYLLSMIFLITPKTCLSRISMLSKISDGFIYIVSSNSITGNVHFFFGKEQTSFFQRIKKLSIEIPKLIGFGIKDKKTFSISCQYANGGIIGSAFIQSLDHNNLEGSIEKYIKSIR; encoded by the coding sequence ATGAATCAAATATATAATTTATTTAAAAAGAAAAATAAAAACATATTGTGTATTTATTTTACAGCAGGATTTCCTTATTTAAATAGTACAGTGAAAATAATAGAAATTTTACAAAATCTTTCTGTTGATTTAATTGAAATAGGAATCCCTTATTCTGATCCTTTAGCAGATGGAATGATTATACAAAAAAGTAATCAAATTTCGTTAAATAATGGAATGAATATTGATTTATTATTTGATCAAATAGAACAATTTAAAGAAAAAATAAAAATACCCATTATTTTGATGGGATATTATAATCAGTTTTATCAGTTTGGAAAAGATAAATTTTTAAAAAGATGTCAAACATCAGGGATTTCCGGTTTAATTTTACCAGATCTACCAGTTGATATTTTTGTAAAAAAATATCAAAATACTTTCAAACAATATTTGTTATCTATGATATTTTTAATTACTCCAAAAACTTGTTTATCCAGAATATCTATGTTGAGTAAAATCAGTGATGGATTTATATATATAGTATCTTCTAATTCTATTACAGGAAATGTACATTTCTTTTTTGGTAAAGAACAAACATCTTTTTTTCAACGTATCAAAAAATTGTCTATTGAGATTCCAAAATTGATTGGTTTTGGTATAAAAGATAAAAAAACTTTTAGTATATCATGTCAGTATGCTAATGGAGGAATTATTGGAAGTGCTTTTATTCAATCATTAGATCATAATAATTTAGAAGGAAGTATTGAAAAATATATTAAATCTATTAGATAG
- the trpB gene encoding tryptophan synthase subunit beta gives MKYFVDQNGYFGEFGGSFIPEMLYYNITELQSQYKNIITSYEYRKLYKKLLKNYVGRPTPLFFCKKYSDQYNAKIYLKREDLNHTGSHKINNTIGQVLLAKKLGKKKIIAETGAGQHGVATATTCALMDLECVIFMGSIDIKRQLSNVNRIKSLGAKVIPVLSGSKTLKDAVNESIRYWINHPESYYLIGSTVGPHPYPQMVADIQSIISEEIQIQLTELEGVSFPNYVIACIGGGSNAAGSFYHFLDNNSVHLIAVEASGLGIKTNKTAAAIHCGSKGVLHGSMTFILQDQDGQVLPAHSISPGLDYPGIGPMFANLFVKKRVSFLHSTDEEALRAGFELTRSEGIIPALESAHALAALKKISFQKEDIVIVILSGRGDKDINVYNKFFVKLLNDESNI, from the coding sequence ATGAAATATTTTGTTGATCAAAATGGATATTTTGGAGAATTTGGAGGTTCATTTATTCCTGAAATGTTATATTATAATATAACAGAATTACAATCTCAATATAAAAATATTATCACAAGTTATGAGTATCGAAAACTATATAAAAAATTACTAAAAAATTATGTAGGAAGACCTACCCCGTTATTTTTTTGTAAAAAATATTCTGATCAATATAATGCTAAAATTTATCTTAAAAGAGAAGATCTAAATCATACAGGTTCGCATAAAATCAATAATACAATAGGTCAAGTTTTATTGGCAAAAAAATTAGGGAAAAAAAAAATTATTGCAGAAACAGGTGCTGGACAACATGGAGTAGCTACAGCTACAACTTGTGCATTAATGGATTTAGAATGCGTAATTTTTATGGGTTCAATAGATATTAAACGTCAATTGAGTAATGTTAACAGAATCAAATCTTTAGGGGCTAAAGTCATTCCAGTATTAAGTGGAAGTAAAACATTAAAAGATGCTGTTAATGAATCTATTCGTTATTGGATTAACCACCCTGAAAGTTACTATTTAATCGGTTCGACTGTAGGCCCTCATCCTTATCCTCAAATGGTTGCAGATATTCAATCCATTATAAGCGAAGAAATCCAAATACAATTAACAGAATTAGAAGGCGTATCTTTCCCTAATTATGTAATAGCTTGCATAGGAGGAGGAAGTAATGCTGCTGGATCTTTTTATCATTTTTTGGATAATAATTCAGTTCATCTTATAGCAGTAGAAGCTTCAGGATTAGGGATAAAAACAAATAAAACAGCTGCGGCTATTCATTGTGGATCTAAAGGAGTCTTGCATGGAAGTATGACTTTTATTTTACAAGATCAAGATGGTCAAGTTCTTCCTGCTCATTCCATATCTCCAGGATTAGACTATCCAGGAATTGGCCCTATGTTTGCTAATCTTTTTGTAAAAAAACGTGTAAGTTTTTTGCATTCTACAGATGAAGAAGCTTTACGGGCTGGATTTGAACTCACTCGATCAGAAGGAATTATTCCAGCTTTAGAAAGTGCTCATGCATTAGCAGCATTAAAAAAAATATCTTTTCAAAAAGAGGATATAGTAATTGTAATTTTATCTGGAAGAGGAGATAAAGATATTAATGTTTACAATAAATTTTTTGTTAAATTATTAAATGATGAATCAAATATATAA
- the trpF gene encoding phosphoribosylanthranilate isomerase — protein MKIKICGMKFNIQKISNLLPDFIGFIFYPHSPRFIGFDFSIPRIKKEILKIGVFVNESEKFVLEIQKKNKLDFIQLHGSESPFYCEKLFKKGLKLIKSFRIDNFFSFQKIIDYIPFCIYFLFDSNTIFYGGSGQKFCWKKLHEYTFKVPFFLSGGIGAQDFDKIQNFYHSKMFGIDLNSKFEIFPGYKDDIQLNSFIKKIRKL, from the coding sequence ATGAAAATTAAAATATGCGGAATGAAATTTAATATACAAAAAATTTCAAATTTACTACCTGATTTTATAGGTTTTATATTTTATCCTCATTCTCCTAGATTTATAGGTTTCGATTTTTCTATTCCTAGAATAAAAAAAGAAATATTAAAAATTGGTGTATTTGTAAACGAATCAGAAAAATTTGTATTGGAAATACAAAAAAAAAATAAGTTAGACTTTATTCAATTACACGGATCAGAAAGTCCTTTTTATTGTGAAAAATTATTCAAAAAAGGATTGAAATTAATTAAAAGTTTTAGAATAGATAATTTTTTTTCTTTTCAAAAAATTATAGATTATATTCCTTTTTGTATTTATTTTTTGTTTGATAGTAATACAATTTTCTATGGAGGAAGTGGACAAAAATTTTGTTGGAAAAAACTTCATGAATATACTTTTAAAGTCCCATTTTTTTTAAGTGGAGGAATAGGAGCACAAGATTTTGATAAAATTCAAAATTTTTATCATTCTAAAATGTTTGGAATTGATTTGAACAGTAAATTTGAAATTTTTCCAGGATATAAAGATGACATACAGCTCAACTCTTTTATAAAGAAAATAAGAAAATTATGA
- the trpC gene encoding indole-3-glycerol phosphate synthase TrpC, with protein MNFLEKIISVKRKEIYNNKILHPIKKLENSSYFNRKTFSLVKNIKNHIGGIIAEFKCKSPSKGIINNTGSIEKVITDYETSGVSGVSILTDKHFFSGKKENLKKSRSIASVPILRKDFIIDEYQIIESKSIGADAILLIARILSKNQIYNFSKIAKSIGLEVIIEIHDEFEIDKISENLDIIGINNRNLQTFIVDHNNCLKLYSKISNHYVKIVESGIDNVDYVVKLIKQGFKGFLIGEYFMKKKDPGKACKHFIESLSKKLNKIDQ; from the coding sequence ATGAATTTTCTTGAAAAAATTATTTCTGTAAAAAGAAAAGAAATCTATAATAACAAAATTTTACATCCAATAAAAAAATTGGAAAATAGTTCCTATTTCAATAGAAAGACTTTTTCTCTTGTAAAAAATATAAAGAATCATATTGGTGGTATTATTGCAGAATTTAAATGCAAATCTCCATCTAAAGGGATTATTAATAATACGGGATCAATAGAAAAAGTAATTACAGATTATGAAACATCAGGAGTTAGTGGAGTATCTATTCTTACAGATAAACATTTTTTTTCTGGTAAAAAGGAAAATTTAAAAAAATCACGTTCTATTGCTTCTGTTCCTATTTTGAGAAAAGATTTTATTATTGATGAATATCAAATTATAGAATCTAAATCTATAGGAGCTGATGCAATTTTACTAATTGCCAGAATTTTATCTAAAAATCAAATATATAATTTTTCTAAAATTGCAAAAAGTATTGGTTTAGAAGTTATTATTGAAATTCATGATGAATTTGAAATAGATAAAATTTCAGAAAATTTGGATATAATAGGAATTAATAATCGAAATTTGCAAACTTTTATTGTAGATCATAATAATTGTTTAAAATTATACTCGAAAATATCTAATCATTATGTAAAAATTGTAGAAAGTGGAATTGATAATGTCGATTATGTAGTTAAATTAATAAAACAAGGATTTAAAGGTTTTTTAATTGGAGAATATTTTATGAAAAAAAAGGATCCTGGAAAAGCTTGTAAACATTTTATAGAATCTTTATCAAAAAAATTGAATAAAATTGATCAATAA